In the Lepus europaeus isolate LE1 chromosome 10, mLepTim1.pri, whole genome shotgun sequence genome, aacctttatttatttttagatttattttacttgaaatacagagttacagagagagagagagagagagagagagaaagagtttccatctgctggttcagtcaccaATGGCCCcaagggccagaactgggccagaccgaagccaggagccaggagcttcttcctggtctcccacacgggtgcaggggcccaagcacttgggccatcttctactgctttcccaggccacagcagagagctggatcagaagtggaacagctgggactcaaaccagcgcctgtatgtggctgagcccactatgccacagcactggccctggaattCAATTTTTAAGGacaacagtgcctggcactgagTAGGTCCTCAGCATGGCAGACATTTGCCAATGAGTCAAGTTTCTTTAGTGCTCTCACCAGTGCATACAAGTGTCATTTGGCTTAGTGGCTTGCTGTTAGTAGGCACACAATaaacatttgcagaatgaataCATGAGTGATAAACACAGAAAAATTTCTActgagaaaaacaagaaatgaaaaagacacactAGGTCCTAATCCCATTTTGTTTTCTGACTTaatgcaatctttttttaaaaaaagatttatttatttatttatttatttgaaaggtagagctacagagaggcagagagagagagagaggtcttccattcactggttcactccagatgggtgcaatggctcaagctgtgccgaagccaggagccaggagcttcttccaggactcccaagcaagtgcaggggcccaaggacttaggccatcgtccactgctttcccaggcctcagtagagagctggattggaagtagagcagccagtacctgaacgggcatccatatgggttgccggcactgcaggtggcagctttacccactataccacagtgccggctcccttaATGCAATCTTACAGCTACCTGAGGGAGATGACTGATTAGTGTAACTCAGGTAACCATGGTCAACTCTCCACATGGCTCCGTGGAGATGGCACGTTTAATGTTTTCTGTTACTCTGtcccatttgagaggcagagagacagacagagagcaccCATCCGTGGGTTCACCCCCTGAAATGCCCAccatgatcagggctgggcctggaggcaggagccaggaactcagtctaggtctcctacatgggcggcagggacccagctatttgagccgttcctgctgccttctgtgtttgtcttagcagagagctgggatccagagcaggggctggatgttgaacccaggcagtgcaggatggggtgcgagcatcttaaccactagccaAGCACGGTCTTGGAGAAGGCACCTTTTAAAGTATGATAACGTGTGAAGTCTGTAGCGGAGGGGACGCCCACTGCAGCACGTGGACTTCCTCCAGGAGAGCCCAAGGCTCCCAGGATTTGTGTTGTCCTTTGGAAAAGACACCGAGACGGGGAGCGTTCGTGGCGTGCAGCCACTGGAAGGAGAAACCCACGTTGTCCTTTGTGGTCTTtccccaggagccagagaagcAGCAGTTATACGACATCCTGCCCAGCCCCCAAAAGGCAGGGTGGTGTCACCCGGCCAGCCAAGCCCATGTGAGTAGGAAAAGGGGGCTGCCATGCAGTGCTTTGAAAACCTGAAAACCCCTGGTCACAAACCCCAACACAAGTGCATCTCAGCCCAAACCCCTCCCTCACTGCACGGGTGTTCCGTGGCCACACTAGCTGTGCGCTTTGGCATCATTTGCTCCTCTGAGCCTTGGTGTCTTACTGCAGACTTGTGGGGAGTATTACCGGAGGTGCCCCCTGCCAGGCACCTCGCACAGAGCGACTGCACAGCAAGCCTTGGGTAATTGTCTCCCGCTATGCCTGACTGTGATAAAGCGCACTTTTATTTGTATATGCGAGAATGAATCCATTTGTCTGTGAAATCGTGCTTATCATTGGATTCCAACGCATGTGCCCCATAGATGCACGGTGCCCAAGATCATCAGGGGACTCCTACAAAGGAGGTGGCATTTCCACAGGACCCCAAGGGACGCGCAGGAGTTTGTCAGACGGAAAGGGCATCGGAGCAGCGGGAGCGAGACTCCCCCTCCCCTTGCACTTTGAactcagggggaggggctggacctACCGGGACAGTGTGGTTCAAGAGAGCAGACAGGCtcagaggagctggagccaggtcgTGGAGGGCCTTGAatgacagcagcagcagggagccaccCAGACAACTCGGGAGTCCCTCAAACCCTTTCTCTTGCTACTGACCACGTGGTTTTGTGTGGTTCTTCCACAGGAGCCGAGCGCTCCCCTGACACCAACGATTGCCTTACAAAGCGGCGGCTCCCACTCGTTACCAAGCCCTCGGAAGTCGGAATGGGTTTACGACAACGTGGTGTCCCCAGGAAAGGCCGGCGACAGAAACCCACCGCTAAGGAGCCTGGTGGAAGAGCCAGGCCCTCGTGTCACCCCCGGGCCTGCAGGCTGCAGAGCCAGGTCCCTCCCTCCACAGCCGTATGGCATGGAGAAAAAGCTCAGTCTCCCTGAAGTTCCTCCTCCAGACTCGAGCCCCTGTGGGAAAGGTGCTGGCTACCAGGTGCCTCCCAGCTTCCTGAGCCCGCGAGTGGCGCAGCAGAACACCAAGCCCAACATTTACGACATCCCCAAAGCGATGCCGGGAGCACAGCAGGCCGAGAAAGAGCTGGGGGGAGCCAAAGAGGCTCCGGAGGCCCCCCTGGGCCAGAAGGCCACCTGGATCTCCAGGTGGGCCCCGAGCCCGCCTCCTGAGACCGACAGGCGCTCCATCGCCAGCGCCGACAGCAGAGCTAGTGTcgtctcctcctgctcctccatgTCCACGGACTCCTCCGCCGGCTCTTCTTCGGAAGAGCCAGCGAGGGAGCTGCCCTTGGACCTGGACTTGGCCAGAGAGACCGTCATGGCGCTGCAGCACAAGGTGGTCAGCTCCACGGCCGGCCTGATGCTCTTTGTGAGCAGGAAGTGGAGGTTCAGGGACTACCTGGAGGCCAACATCGGGGCCATCCGCAGGGCCGCCGAGCACACAGAAGCGTCTTTGAGAGAATTTCTCGAGTTTGCCCGAGAAGTCTGCGGGATGGCCTGCAGCCTCACGGACAGTAACCTTCATGCCAGAATTCGGGAGCAGCTGCAGACGGTCTCCAGCTCCTATCAGATCCTGCTAGAAGCCAAGGGAAGCTTGGACAGCTGCGATTGGTCCCTGGACGTTCTGGTAACAGACAAAGTCCAGAATAGCCTGGATGACTTGGAGAGATTTGTCATGGTGGCGCGGATGGTTCCGGAAGACATCAAGAGGTTTGCCTCCATGGTCATTGCCAATGGGAGGCTCCTTTTTAAGCAGAACTGTAAAAAGGTGGAGACCACGCAACTGACCACAAATGCAGAATTTAACTGTGAAAAATGCATCCAGCTTCCGCAGAGAGAAATTGACTCATACCAGAGGAGCCTTCCTTTTAATGAGCCAAGGGAAAATGAACACTGCCCTGACCTATTGGAAAAGGACGGGAGACAGGACTGTGGGCAggtgagttcccagttcccagtggTACAACCAGGGGCTTCAGCTGTTACCTGGCGTGGTTGTCACTCAGTGACACATGGAGGGTCTTTCAATAGTGCATGGGCTCTGGGGAGACATTGGTCTGTGttccagaaaataaaatacacaaaagaggggccagctctgtggcgcagtaggttaagcctccacctgcagcactggcatcccatatgggcgccagttcatggcccagctatccagctctctgctatggcctggggaagcagtagaagatggcccaagtccttgggcccctgcacccgcgtgggagacccagaagaagctcctggctcccggctttggatgggcctagctctgaccattgcagtcatttgggagtgaaccagtggatggaagacctctctctctgtaattctgcctctcaaataaataaataatttttttattcttttttttttttttgacaggcagagtggatagtgagagagagagagagagagacagagagaaaggtcttcctttttgccgttggttcaccctccaatggccactgcagctggcgcatcgcgctgatccgaagccaggagccaggtgcttctcctggtctcccatggggtgcagggcccaagcacttgggccatcctccactgccttcccgggccatagcagagagctggcctggaagaggggcaaccaggacagaatccagcgccccaaccgggactagaacccggtgtgccggcgccacaaggtggaggattagcctgttaagccacagcgctggcctaaataaataatttttaaaaattcataaaagtaAGCATCTAGATGAAATACTATTAGAAAGTAAGATAACTAGCTTAATATTAAGGCAGATGGGTCAGCTTGTTAGATTTTCTAATGGGAATTTTGGGGGATTTAAGTTAACTTCTGATACTAGTATTGGGAAACAGTTATAAACATCTGTTGGTTTTGCAGTTTTTAATCTCACCACCAAGTTTCcttgtatttttgaaaattgtGAATTCAGTCACTGTCAGTGTTTTGTCTCttagaaacagaagaggaagtaTAAATCTGCTTCCATTAATCATGGTGCGATCGGCCTCCAGACTCTGTCACCCTGAGAGGCACAGGCATGGTCATGTGACGGGGGATGCTTCTGAGAAATGCACCCGTAGGTGATCTCACTGGTGGGCAGACTTTGCAGGGCCCACACAGTGTGGGTCAGTCCACAGGTCTCTGTGGCCACTTGGCACAATCAGGCGACACAGTACACACGAGACGTGCTAGACTGCACCTGGCATAGCACAGACACCGTGTCATAGCAGAGTGATTTTCAAACAAGGAGTACACTAAAGATGGAAAGGTGTCGCGCGGTAAACACACTAACCGGTGACACCGTTGTTTATGTCACTGCCAAGCGTCAGGCGCTCTACACTGTGCGTGCACTGTACTTTGACACAGTGAGCGGTGCAGCAGGTTCGCTTGCACCGGCCTCACCCCAAACACAGGAGGAATGCATTGCACTATGACAGCTACAAGGTCAGAAGGCCACAGGAAACGTTCAGCTCCATTGTAATCGGATGTGACCGCCGTAGTGGATCTGGCCCAGGGGGGATGAGATGTCATTGTCCTTTGCTGGACGCGTGCAGATGCTGTGGAAAGAGAAGCTGCAGTTTGCAGCCACAGCACTCCCAGCTGGTCCCTGGGGGTGTTGTCAAGGTCACTTGGCACCTGTTGCTCTGCTGAAATGCTGGGTGGTGTAAGAGTGTTCACATGTTCTAGAAGTTTAGATGTTCTTAATTTGCATATATAAGGAATCTTCAAAGATTCATAGAAAATGcctatttcaaaaaattatgcctaaaattaaaaaaatttatgtttgaTTATGTTTCATctcttgaaaggtagagagagagagagatcttccatctgctgattcactccaaaaaaatgctcacaatagccagggcaggtccaggtggaagccaggagccaggaagtccatccgggtctcccacgggtcaggggccaaagcatttgagtcgccacctgctgccttccgggatgcaccagcaggaagctgggtcagaagtggaggtgtcgggatgggaagtggactctgccatgggaggcagcaggctcagCTCGCTGTGCTGCAGAGCCTACGCTGggattcaaaacttttttgcaccaaaataaacactttaattTAATTTCCAGGACATTTTTGAAGCTCCTTTGCATGTAGcttgttttaaaagaaatgtatgaaTCATTCCATTAGGGCCTGTTAGTTTGCAAAATTCAGCCCTTGGCCTACAAAAATCTCCTTTGGTTAGAACATGGCATCAGTAAGCAGAGCTGTGAACAAAAAATGTAAGGAAGAGTGCGCGGGTCTTAAAGTTTTCAACAGTAGTGTAAGATCATTCAAGTTTGTCATGCgaagggattttatttttcagaagttGTCTAAcctagaagagaaagaaaaacccaCGTCGGAACAAAggttaaatgaaaacaaagactCAGGAGGAACGGTAAGCCCTGAAGCTCACACGCCAATCCTTGACCAGTGCTCTTCACCCCTGCAGGTGGGCAGCACGCCCGTGTGGTGCAGCATTGTCGCCATGACCCACGCTGTGGAGGGGCACTCGGTTTTTGTGATAGTTTCCCCTTTTTTCATTATTGGAGAAACCTCAGAGAGCAGCTGGTCAAGCAAGCTGCAGGGTACGGGTCGTGAACCCCTCGTGGTCAGTGAAATGATTCAGGGTGCAAGTTCACCGTGGGTGGTGCCAACGTGGCATTACACGCCAATGACTCACTCCCTGTGACATTCTCTTAATGTTTCTGATTGCAACCAAAAAACATTTTGGTTTGGGTCTTGTGTGTCTTCAGCACCTCTCTGATACTTGgtgttcttcctttttaaaaaaaaaatcaaagatgctATCATTGTGTTTTACTGGTTATCTTCTGTGGCAAACAACAGTGGTTTTCCATTACCAGTTTTAATTGTTTCAAGTTTCAAAAAATGGATCCATTTAAAGACAAAGAGTGAAGCCTGTTCATGTTCAGAGGGAGGTGCTCAGggtgtagcctgggaaagctgtgaagaCTGTGTGCAAATAATTGAAGCCTGGAAGCCGAGGGCCacatggaggggtgggggtggggggagaccagAGATGTCCCAGGCCCCGTGGGTCATGGGCCTTCCTGGAGGCAGATGAGGTCCAAGCCCGGGCCTCTTGATCCACAAGTTCCACAAACCCCCACTTAACACTGGGTCTGCCATATTGCTGAAGAGGGTGCTGTTTGTCCTGGATGAAGCATGCCTTAGAACAGGGGTTTCTCAAACCATCACCTTAGAGCTCAGGTGCTAGGCCCCGCCCCAGCGTCTCTGAGTTCCTAGGTCTGGGGCAGAGTCCAGGGATGTgcatctcttttcttttcttttcttttttagaagatttattttttctttttctttctttcttcttcttcttttttttttttgacaggcagagtggatagtgagagagagacagagagaaagtcttcctttttgccgttggttcaccctccaatggccgctgtggccagctcatcgcgctgatccaaagccaggagccaggtgcttctcctggtctcccatgcgggtgcagggcccaagcacttgggccatcctccactgccttcccgggccatagcagagagctggcctggaagaggggcaaccgggacagaatccggcgtcccaactgggactagaacccggtgtgccagcactgcaaggcggaggattagcctgttaagccacggcgccggccttttttacaagattttatttatttatttatttatttgagaggtagagttacagacagcgagagggagaaacgtcttccgtctgttggttcactccccagtggccgcaatggctgtagctacgccattctgaagccaggaaccaggagcttcttcctggtctcccatgcgggcgcaggggcccaaagacctgggccatcttctactgctttcccaggccatagcagagagctggattgggctggactggaagaggagcagccaggactagaaccggtgcccatatgaacTGCCgtcgctgcaggcggaggattaaccaagtgagccacggcacatcCCTGGGGATGTGCATCTCTAACCAGTTCCCAGTCTTGGGCCCAGCCCAGcgcctgctgttgcaggcatttggggagtgagtcagcagatggaagacccctctctctttctctctcttttcctctctccctctctctctctgccttttgaataatatAATAACAGGTTTTCAATTCATGGGAAACATGTATTATAAAGAATCTACGTGGGCTTCAGAATTTGGCACAAGAAGACAAACAGATCTTCTCATTCCATTGTTCCACAGCTTTTGGAAGCCCCACCTTCCATGTGCATATTGTAACCCATGGTTATACGCAGTGTGTATAACGGGCTTTGGAAGCAAACATTCGTCTGTAAGAGAAAGATCTTAGCCTGAGGCTCCCCTAACCACACGGTGCTTTTCCTTCGAAGGCCTGGCAAACCAAGGCCAGCACAACCCGCTGACCAGTCTCCATCTTCTCTCTTCCCACCTCTCTAGGGTCctggctctctttctccccaGCCTCCGAGCGAGCGGGACCCCTGCAAGAAGCTCCACCTCTCTGAACACTGCCGGCTGTATTTCGGGGCGCTCTTCAAGGCCCTGGGTGTGTTTCACAGCAGCCTTAGCCACAGCCCCCCGCCCGAGACCTTCATCACGCAGAGCAAGCTCATCGTCATGGCAGGGCAGAAGCTGGTGGACGCGCTGtgcagggagacccaggagaaggaCGTACGCAACGAGGTGCTCCGTGGCAGCAGCCGCCTCTGCGGCCTGCTCAAGGACCTGGCCCTGGCCACCAAGCACGCCGTGCTCAAGTACCCGAGCCCCGCAGCCCTGGGCCGCCTGCGGGCCGAGGCCGAGAGGCTGGAGCAGCACACGCGGCAGTTCAGAGGGACGCTGGAGTGAGACCTCCCCGCTGCCTCCTTCCCCGGAGCGTCACACCCACCCTGGGCCACTCCGTCCTGTGGACAGTCCAGCCAGGGCATAGAGAGACGATCCCGAGAGGCTAAGCAACCCCAGGACACAGACTCACCCCACGGCGGATCAGGAAAGAGTCAGGTTTATGTAAGGACCTTGTGAACCGACTGTATCGTGTTGGGTGTACACGGGGTCAATGTTCCAACTGAGGTCATGGAAATTGTTTTGTATACTGGTtaagtgcgtgtgtgtgcgtgtgtgtgtgtgtgcattttaaatTCATTCCTTCAACATGTATTTATTGAGCTCCTACAATACACCAAGTTCTAGGCACTGGAGACACAGCTGTGAACCAGAGGCCCTGCCCTCATGGGACTTACAGTCTAATGAGGGAGACAAAtgagggagaaacacagatgtAAAATATCGTGTGCAAGGGAGAAAACGTAGGAGGTGAGTAAGGAGTCTGTTCTCAATTTATGCTGCATCCATTAACAAAACGGTAGAGCCTcttgtctgtggtgctggcattccctgTGGGCGCTGATttttatcccagctgctccactcctgacccagctctctgctaatgcacctgggaaagcagcagaagatggcccaagtgcttgggcccctgcactcacgtgggagaccctgatgaggctcctggctcctggctttggcctggcccagccctggccgttgcagccacctagagagtggaacagcagatgtaagatctctctgtctctgtaactctgcctttcaaatcaataagtacgtcttttaaaaattgtaataagTTTTTCATTGTACACTGAATTATGTGAAATTGGTACAAATTATGTATCTATGTCttgcattaaaaaataattattttggccATAAGTTTTTAACCTAGTTGAAGATacagattggggctggtgctgtggcgtagcaggtaaagccaccacctgcagtgctggtaccccatatgggtgccaattcgagtcccagctgctccacttccgatccagctccctgctaatgttggatctctcagttgcagagatgcccacttgctcgggaggacgcccaaagatccagactccagaccagttgatgcaaaaagcacgaggtttttattgaacgtttgcgcaaacgggcccccacctcaggtaaTGAGGAGCCCTGAgagg is a window encoding:
- the CASS4 gene encoding cas scaffolding protein family member 4, with product MRGTSIMDGAPKHRQRLLARALYDNHPDCSDELAFSRGDILTILEQDMPESEGWWRCLLHGRQGLAPANRLQILPEAPADRLCPPLPRGTDEALESSETYQVPSLLHPLPEGPVYEQMKGWVEGPLPLTDQVYEFPDPPTSARIICEKTLSFPRQALFTLPSPAWASLPVLPSQVYDVPARSRVFPARKEPEKQQLYDILPSPQKAGWCHPASQAHEPSAPLTPTIALQSGGSHSLPSPRKSEWVYDNVVSPGKAGDRNPPLRSLVEEPGPRVTPGPAGCRARSLPPQPYGMEKKLSLPEVPPPDSSPCGKGAGYQVPPSFLSPRVAQQNTKPNIYDIPKAMPGAQQAEKELGGAKEAPEAPLGQKATWISRWAPSPPPETDRRSIASADSRASVVSSCSSMSTDSSAGSSSEEPARELPLDLDLARETVMALQHKVVSSTAGLMLFVSRKWRFRDYLEANIGAIRRAAEHTEASLREFLEFAREVCGMACSLTDSNLHARIREQLQTVSSSYQILLEAKGSLDSCDWSLDVLVTDKVQNSLDDLERFVMVARMVPEDIKRFASMVIANGRLLFKQNCKKVETTQLTTNAEFNCEKCIQLPQREIDSYQRSLPFNEPRENEHCPDLLEKDGRQDCGQGPGSLSPQPPSERDPCKKLHLSEHCRLYFGALFKALGVFHSSLSHSPPPETFITQSKLIVMAGQKLVDALCRETQEKDVRNEVLRGSSRLCGLLKDLALATKHAVLKYPSPAALGRLRAEAERLEQHTRQFRGTLE